The window CACTGAATGTTGTGATattctattatttgtatttttaaacatgttaaaGATAATATTAGTGCTTCAGGGCAACAAACAGTGTGCAGCCAGAAGAGAGCAGAAAGACCACTGAGGAGGTGTATCAGTAGcccatgagaaaactgaagtgcACAGTGTAAAGAATTTGGAAGGCATGGGTAAGGAGAGAATtgaatacatttagaaaaatctGTAACTCATAAGACCATTGATGATGTATTGGGGAAGGAGATTGTTCAAATAATGTTAGGTGCAGATACAAATATggtataatgaatcccactattgtgtacaattataattcaccaattttaaaaaaattaagaaagaatattCATGATAAACCTGACTGCAAACCTAGGTTTACTTTAAATGGAAACAGGAAATAAGGATGTGAGACAGGTGAGATTAATTCTGAAAGCATCTGAGGGGAAGACGGATGCCCAGACCTAACAATTGGTTCAAATCCAAATTGTATTTCTTGTGGTACCTCCAATAGGTAGGCTGTGGTGGCAAAAGGGACAGAGAGTATTGTGAGTCTACCGGGGAGAATGGGTAAAGTGGGGGGTGAGTCTGGGTTTAACAAAAGCATGAGGAGAGCTATGGGTCTCCTCCAGCTCCTGTTGTGCACTGTGCTTAGTTCAGGACATGGTCAGTCTTGTTGAGAACCTGACTTCTCTGGATGTGACTGAGGTTGGCATCAAGTTGTGGAATTACAGCAATCTTGCCAGGAAATAATATATCTTATAATTCATTCTTAGCCACAATTCAAGTTCtgacaatttcatttctttcaacaattGAATTACTTTATCTATGTTTCTCTCTGACAAAAAATGCTGCTTTCTGAGAGCATTCATAAGTTAGATGTGGAATGATAACTTTTGTCCTTATGGAAGGTAATGACTTCTGAAATCAATGTTCATGAAAATAATTGTTGATATTTTAGAGCCTAATTCAGatgaactataaataaatgatgcGATCTATTAaaattgtgcactattttgtagATATTAAAATAGTCAGTGCACTGATTTAGGGATAAATAATATGAAGGACAGGAAGAAAGAGTTCTTGATcccataaaaaaaaatagatattttagtgGGAGGGTGAGTTTGAAAGTTGGAAGAATGTGGCAGTCTGCAGGGATGGTCATAGACACTGAAGGTTGAAATCACTTCATCTGCCTAAATATTTAACTGATCCAGAAGTGAGGCAGGACTGACAGGGCACAACAATATGACCTACAATGTTTCTGTCTCTTTAGTGCCTCTCATCTCCCTGTCCATATTTGCATTGCCATTCTGTGTTTGTGTCATTAAATCCAGAATCAATAAAGACACTAGTTAATGCtccatcaaatattttcttagcTAAATGTTTAGCCTTAACCTAGTCCAGATACTTAATGAATGGAGATCAACTTTAAGAATGTGAAAGAATCTGGCAGCTCAGTCAGGCAGAGTGGTgaacccctataatcccagtgatttggaaggctgagcaggagggtagcaagttcaagaccagcctcagaaacttgagactctaaacaacttggtgagactctacctcaaaataaaaaataaaaaggggtgaagatgtgactcagaggttaagcatccttgggttaaatccccagttctTCCCCATAAAAAGTATCTGGTAGTTTAAATTCTGTGTAATCTTATAGCAACTTTAAAAAAGGTATTAAATTTATGAATGGCAAATTTTAATTGTCTAAAAGAGTAATGTATAAAGTGTGCTGCTCACcaagattttcagtttttaataggGGGTTAAGGTCAGATCCCTATTTTATAAAAAGTCAGGGGACCTTTaactgaagaatgaataaaaacaacaagAGTGATTTTAAGAGTGAATTCAGATTCTAGAGTGTGAACTAGAATGtagtatgactttttaaaaagacacagaatatgcagaaaatatttggtataaatttaatatttataattctacTACATGCATGCAATTTACCATGATTGTGGTGTGTGGTGCAGTTCATTCAAGTCAGAATTCATTTTAATAGCAGTAGAGATACCCCAATACAAATAGTTATGGAATTATTAGGTTCTAAAGGAGTAACTTAAATATACCAGTACCATCCCTATATTTTGTGGTAGTAATTATATTCTATGACAATGCTATTGAACTTAGTGATTCACAAAATTATGTCAACAAGTTATAAAAATATCATGTGTGTTCTTTACAGTGGGCTTCTCATATAACTAAGGAGATCCAGTCACGTGATTAGATAAATGTTTTCATCTTTAGCACTTCTCCTTGTGTTGTACAGGGTCTACGGATCCTCTTTGACAAACCCTAGTTTGGATGTTGTTTGCCTGCATAGAACTAATCATTCTTAGTGTCTTCTCGGGCCAGAGTGCAAGGTTCCTTCAAATTGCACCTTGCCTCACTTTTACAAGGAGGATTGTTCCCTCTAATTTGTCATTCAAAATGTTGGTGAcagtgtttttcatttattcaggCAATGACTTTCCTCTATGTTATTGGTCCTTTTGCCCATATTTCACACTAAACTAAATCAGTTCTCTTCTAGAAAGATTAGCTTCTTTCTAGAAGTCCAAGTGTAATACATATTTCCCTTATTTTGCCTACATATAACACCTATTTCTTGTAAGAACCATCAGTCATCCTCATTACTGGACCAGCTAAAAgaatttctaaatatcattttaaataacaaCATTGTTTCCTAATATATTGATCCATAAGAAGAGGCTATTAGGCTTAAACTAAATATCCATGGCCTAATAATTGTAGATACAATGGACAGTGTGTAGATGATAGAAGACAGTGTAGCAGGGAGGGGTTTATTAGCAGAAAGCCTTTTTGATTTAATTGCAACATTCAGTGAACATATATCCCAGTAAGTAGAGAGAAATTCTGCTTGATGCATAAGAGGAAGTGAATAAAAATGAGTACTCCTAGGTAGCCCAGTGGAATAATTTGAAGTAAACACTTCATGATTAAAGGTAATACAATCTACACATGAAGGTCAGTAAGACCAGAACACAGAGAGATGCATAAATTAGGTTAAAACCTCAAAAGGCTGTCCAGAAAGTGCATATGTGCATAGCTGAGGAGATGATGGAAGACCTAATAGTGTCCTTATTTGGACATTGTCTCTTCCATGCTTTGTCATCAGAAACAGAGGACCCCACGGGAAAAAGGCATCACTATCAGAGAGTAGGTTCCTAAAAGGATATCACATGAGATTTAATAAGCTCAACAGCTAAGCAGCCCTGGAACAGGGAGtgagaaaacatattttctctatttgtatatgtTGGACGTTTCCAATGAAAATACCATGGTTCTTCTATTATGTTCTCCCTTATTTCCTCAAGGATCGTCTATAATTACTCAGaacttcagaaaaaaagtttaaagtatAGGAGTGCTTAAATGGGAGGGATGAGAATCATGTCTAATGTAGAAAAGAAGCCAGATCTCCATAAAGAATTCACCTTTGGACACTAAATGTACTGAGAAATAGACCCAGGAGCTGAGAAATAGGCCCAGTGGCTGAGAAACAGACCCAGATGCTGAGAAACAGACCTGGGTGCTGAGAAATAGAACTGAAGCCACATTGTGACTTAAGAATTCCTACCATCTTTCTCTGGTCCCCAACTCAGCAAGTCATTAAAATCCAAACAAGTAAAAACAACCCACCACCCATATCTCATTGGCAGGTGTATAAAGCTTTTTGAAATGAACACCCACAAGTTTCTACCATGCTACGCTTCAACCATTCCAGCTTCGTGACCTTCACTCTGATGGGCATACCTGGCTTAGAGTCACAGCACTTGTGGctatctcttcctttctcctccatgTTTTTGGCTATCCTCATTGGCAACAGTGCTGTCCTCTTCCTGGTGGTGACAGAGCCCACACTTCACACACCAATGTACCTGTTCCTGGCCCTGCTAATGGTGACTGACCTCATATCTACTCTAGCTCTGATGCCCAAGCTCCTGTGCCTTTTCTGGTTCAATGATGGAGACATAGCTTCCAGTGCCTGCTTCACCCAGATGTTCTTCATCCATGGAGCATCAGTGGTTCGATCAGCCCTACTTGTTGCCATGGCTTTTGACCGCTTTGTGGCTGTGTGCGAACCATTACGCTACAACACAATTCTGAGCCATTCCCTAGTTGGACGTCTAGGACTGCTGGCTGTAGCCAAGGGTGTGATTCTCATCCTGCCCATGACTCTTCTACTTCAAAGGTTAACTTTCTGCCACAAAGTTATTCCTCACACATATTGTGACCACATGGCTGTGGTGAAAATGGCCTGTAACCACACCAGACCCAATCGAATTTATGGACTCTTTGTGATCTTGCTCGTGGTTGGACTTGATCTGCTGCTTATTGGTTTCTCTTATGCCCTGATCCTACAGGCTGTGGTACGCCTCAGCTCTCGAGATGCCACCTTCAAAGCCCTCAACACCTGCTCAGCCCACCTCTTTGTCATCCTTGTCACTTATGTGCCTGCCCTCTTTTCTTCTATCACCCACCGCTTTGGTCACAATGTCCCACCTCATGCCCATATTCTCCTTGCCAGTCTTTACCTTCTTCTACCCTCAGTGCTCAACCCCATCATATATGGGATGAAGATGAGGGAAATACGGGATAAGGCAACCAAATACCTGTGCAGAGAATCTGAATAGGATGTGGGTCCCAGAAAAAATCAAACCTGCTAGTAAATGAAGAAGGAGGAAAATTAACATTGCTTTTGCCCAACCATCTAAGACCCAGTTGTATCTCCAAATGAGTGGGAAGAACAGACCATGGaggtcttccttctttcctccctcccacccttcctcctgcccttccttccttccttccttccttccttccttccttccttccttccttccttcctgatgaaatacatattacaaaatattttattgcaagAAAACATGTATCCAGATGCCTAATTGAAGAGACTTCTGTGACTGGaactacatatttaaaagaatatgtgagaaggaagccacctGTATCTGAAATGATATACCTTTACTTGAAGTGACCCAGAGTGATGTGAATcatgcacaaaaaaaaaatcaacttatatTGTTGTGATGAAGAATGCTTAATTGacatgttgttattattattattattgttattattattactataatttaatggttatacatagtagtttgGAGTTCAtactgacaaactcatacatgcatggaatttgatttcagttcacgatcccccttttctcttccctttttcccttctgtcctccttctcttctccactccccctttctctactcttttagattttctttcacttgtccGTTAATTGTTGACATGTTTTAAATCATTGTAATGAGTGaaattctatttaattatttaaatatatagttatCAACAGATCAATTGCACAAtgtaaaaaagcaaatgcaaaattGAGTAGGTAAATAGAAATGATCCCTTTCTAAAAGagttaaacaaaatgaaaatacgAAGCAtaagaaatattgagaaaattataATCACAGGTTTAACATATGTTAAAGTCAAATGTaattattgaatttaaaattatgaaaaaagatgCTACATAACTAAACTCCCTCCAAGTCTGTTATTGTGCTCAAAATTGTTAAAAGGACAATGATATGGAGGATATGGCTCCTGATGAGTCCTAACTCACTCTTTACTTCAGTGAACTGAACAAAGTATAAATCCTGAGACTATCTCTAATGATCATGAACAAAAAAGACCTTCTGTATTGGATAGTCCTTGCCCTTGGATTTTATCTGGTCCTGCTCATCTTTAGAGTGAGAAGATGCCTACAAagagaataataattaaaagaccCTTCCTACTACAAATTGtataaaagaggagaaaaaacatCCACCCCAGtctgtttttctcttcattctttagtAACAAAGTGTCCCAAGTCACCCTTAACTATTACATTGTTTTTGTGAAGTATTTATTAGGAAAACTTGGCACAGTGAGAAAAGTGACAGCGTCAGATCATGAATCTATGGTGGCTTCCTCAGGCCTTTTTCACCTGTTGGTGCTGAGAGGATGGAGAGGGGATTTATGCCTGATGCTGACATTTGGCCACCATCACGATCAGCATGGCCGCGTTCATAGAGAGACTGAGGGAATAAGTTACTAAAGAGTTTGCTGTCTTCAAAGTATGATCTTATTGATGGAGAATTGTAGTGTTAAAACTTTGGATAAGCAGaagaatataggaaaatatagaaaaatatagaatataggAAATCCTAAGAAAAGTTCAGAGCATCAGCTAAGGTTGGAGTATTAATTTCCTAGAACAGGAGTGAATGGAAGGGTCCTACTTTATATGCCTcatattctattattttcatcAGAAGTGTCATCTGTTGAGGCAGCTCTGCTAGTTCTGCTAGGAGTTTTTATATATAGTAGTTTATTGAATCATTTCAACTATAATTCAACTTGTGTAGTCACCTGTGTTGTATGTAAACTATGAAGGTGTGGTTTCTTTATGTGCCCTTCCCATAGTCACACAGGCAGTGAGTAGATATGCCTGATTCAAATCCTGATCTAGCTGATCATatctt of the Sciurus carolinensis chromosome 11, mSciCar1.2, whole genome shotgun sequence genome contains:
- the LOC124959535 gene encoding putative olfactory receptor 52P1; this encodes MLRFNHSSFVTFTLMGIPGLESQHLWLSLPFSSMFLAILIGNSAVLFLVVTEPTLHTPMYLFLALLMVTDLISTLALMPKLLCLFWFNDGDIASSACFTQMFFIHGASVVRSALLVAMAFDRFVAVCEPLRYNTILSHSLVGRLGLLAVAKGVILILPMTLLLQRLTFCHKVIPHTYCDHMAVVKMACNHTRPNRIYGLFVILLVVGLDLLLIGFSYALILQAVVRLSSRDATFKALNTCSAHLFVILVTYVPALFSSITHRFGHNVPPHAHILLASLYLLLPSVLNPIIYGMKMREIRDKATKYLCRESE